A single window of Nicotiana tomentosiformis chromosome 1, ASM39032v3, whole genome shotgun sequence DNA harbors:
- the LOC104111413 gene encoding uncharacterized protein isoform X5 gives MLSWPRRSRNMSSLNFPTSCYLAFRPDAIFILLRKAYKDSNLGNICRVASGILLKFLEPIKAPEASLSCSEITTSVPDEGSQSEPCTPASFADYSDLFGDEFQIPEYQWDSKFTNVLDIGLVEEGILHVLYACVSQPLLCSKLADNTSDFWLALPLVQALQPALRPSINSSDPIDEDLSLWKQPFVQKALSQIVGTSSSSVYRPLLRACAGYLSSFSPSNGRAACVLIDLCSGVLAPWMPQVIAKIDLALELLEDLLPVIQCARHSFARARAALKYIVLALSGVMDDILVKYKDAKHQMLFLVEMLEPYLDPAITPVQSIIAFGNVSSVFLEKQEKNCAIALNVIRTAVQKSAVLPSLEAEWRRRSVAPSVLLSVLEPHMQLPSDVDLRQSPSAELLGPQLLNVSPCSGGASSRSGVHDDSDAKVDSDMTAQADMPEEVSLLFAPPELNRISLVSGSLEKKCTDLSSDVKKEINHIDEQATNNQFDNGALSASDYTVEYSNLHADYFQLVSYRDCQMKASEFRRLAMDLHSQCEITPEGHDAAIDALLLAAECYVNPFFMMSSRDSSSIMNKLSTKKPSKNYEVSVLRNFFEEDNDFKIVADLERKRDKFVLEIILEAAELDRKYQQNLDGKCLTPYVEGNDEKLELSQQDIKSADAITLLRQNQALLCDFLIHCLQEEEHPTHEILLQILLFLLHSGTRLNCLPELVVDTIIKSAEHLNQQLRSFYYQLKEGTGQLNERKLQAVRRRWILLQRLIIASSGCDEVSELSINYRSGFRFANLVPASAWLQKIPAFSSSTSPLARFLGWMAISRNAKQYQKERLFLISDLPQLTYLLSIFSDELAVVGYLEKKDDKKIEESGSNSNSRKGAESCSPQSGDQSFSVIHPDISQFFPSLQKEFGVFGESILEAVALQLRSLSPAIVPDLLCWFSDFCLLPFVREENQLSCSKSSGFAKGFVAKNAKAIVFYVLEAIVAEHMEAVVPEVPTLMQVLVSLCRSSYCDVSFLSSVLQLVKPIISYSLGKCSANENLVSDDSCLNLEALCFDELFDIIKDENQSTPREDGLCRAMSIFVLASVFPDLSFRRKVELLQSSISCADFASCGPTTSFHDYLCAYQAIVGNCRVLLLETLRAWGVIPCTISQLSETDISAPCDDRSEQYSTFLSDICCCSTEMNETNMDDNAGLNKKSQLKVAEVGIVLKDLEALISKLNPTIERCFRIHHKLAKSLALVSAESFVYSRCLTLVAEKVPVSEGSEGILLKTESDFTYCWKISLEGLAETILVLQENHLWELASVILGSVLAVPQHFSLDSVIDSVCSAVKNFLHGAPSITWRLHSDQWISMLFERGIHSYHECQGSLIDLFSFMLCHPEPEQRFIALKHLGKLISQDGHSGSALLCSSIRDKVTLSVSESSACEPIISAIVSGTWDQVALLASSDPSQRLRIHAMALLVNYVPFSERRNLQSFLAAADTVLQCLTKLSQPKCEGPLAQLSIVLFASACLYSPVEDISLIPENIWSSVESFALGGNERVPVSLEKRICQALCRLRNEGDEAKEMLKEALSSNSQQQIDPDFGHTRETILQVIADLSAVNSYFDFFSKECDQKVLELEEAEIEMELLQKEKAMQELSAEFKDLHQLPFLTDSARQDNRLQQIKEEIKSLEKAKLKEEVVARRQRKLLSRHARQKFLEEATLREAELLQELDREKIAEVEKEIERQRVLELERAKTRELRLSLDLEKERQTQRELQRELEQVESGVRPSRREFSSTHSSRPRERYRERENGKAGNEGTKTSMGITQPETATSSSMVAMPTLVLSGARQFSGQLPTILQSRDRSDECGSSYEENFDGSKDSGDTGSIGDADLVSALEGPSMGFGSSQRHGPRGSKSRQIVERRERDGRREGKWERKH, from the exons ATGTTATCTTGG CCGAGGAGATCACGCAACATGTCATCCTTGAATTTTCCCACATCTTGTTACTTAGCTTTTCGTCCAGATGCAATCTTCATTTTACTGAGGAAAGCTTACAAGGATTCTAACCTGGGAAATATTTGCAGAGTG GCCTCTGGGATTCTGTTAAAGTTTCTGGAGCCTATTAAAGCACCTGAAGCTTCACTTTCATGTAGTGAAATTACAACTTCAGTGCCTGATGAAGGATCACAATCTGAGCCTTGCACCCCTGCTTCTTTTGCTGATTACTCAGATTTGTTTGGAGATGAATTTCAGATTCCAGAATATCAGTGGGACTCCAAGTTCACTAACGTTTTAGATATTGGGCTAGTGGAGGAAGGGATTTTACATGTTCTGTATGCTTGTGTATCCCAG CCTCTGCTCTGCAGCAAGTTGGCAGATAACACTTCTGATTTTTGGTTGGCATTGCCCCTAGTTCAAGCATTGCAACCAG CACTTCGTCCTAGCATCAACAGTAGTGACCCAATTGATGAAGATTTATCTCTGTGGAAGCAACCTTTTGTACAGAAAGCCCTGTCCCAG ATTGTTGGGACTTCATCTTCATCAGTTTATCGTCCTCTGCTTCGTGCTTGTGCAGGTTACCTATCATCATTTTCACCATCAAAT GGGAGGGCTGCATGTGTGCTCATTGATCTTTGCTCTGGTGTCTTAGCTCCATGGATGCCTCAAGTAATAGCAAAG ATTGACTTAGCACTTGAGCTTTTGGAGGACCTTTTACCTGTAATCCAG TGTGCTCGCCACTCATTTGCTCGTGCACGTGCAGCCCTTAAATATATTGTCTTAGCTTTATCTGGGGTTATGGATGATATTTTGGTCAAATATAAG gatgcTAAGCACCAAATGCTTTTTCTTGTTGAGATGCTAGAACCCTATCTTGATCCTGCAATAACCCCTGTACAGAGCATTATAGCCTTTGGGAACGTTTCTTCAGTTTTTCTTGAAAAGCAAGAGAAAAATTGTGCTATTGCATTAAATGTGATTCGCACAGCTGTACAGAAGTCTGCTGTCCTTCCTTCTCTGGAAGCTGAGTGGAGGCGCAGATCAGTTGCTCCAAG TGTACTTCTCTCAGTTTTGGAACCTCACATGCAGCTTCCTTCTGACGTTGACCTTCGCCAATCTCCTAGTGCTGAGCTGCTAGGACCACAATTATTGAATGTTTCACCCTGCAGTGGTGGAGCTTCTTCCAGATCTGGCGTTCATGATGATTCGGATGCAAAAGTTGATTCCGATATGACTGCACAAGCAGACATGCCTGAGGAAGTGAGCCTTCTCTTTGCTCCACCAGAGCTCAATAGAATCTCACTAGTCTCTGGCAGCCTGGAGAAAAAGTGCACAGACTTAAGTTCTGATGTCAAAAAGGAAATTAATCACATTGATGAACAGGCTACAAACAATCAGTTTGACAATGGTGCGCTATCTGCTAGTGATTATACTGTTGAGTATTCTAATCTGCATGCTGATTACTTTCAGCTTGTGAGTTATCGAGATTGTCAGAtgaaagcttccgaatttaggcGTTTAGCTATGGACTTGCATTCTCAGTGTGAGATCACTCCCGAGGGTCATGATGCTGCCATAGATGCTTTGCTTTTAGCAGCAGAATGCTACGTTAATCCATTCTTTATGATGTCTTCCCGGGACAGTTCATCTATTATGAACAAACTGAGTACTAAGAAGCCTAGTAAAAACTATGAAGTTTCTGTTCTTCGAAATTTTTTTGAGGAGGACAATGACTTCAAAATTGTAGCAGATCTTGAGAGGAAAAGGGACAAATTTGTTCTTGAAATAATTCTTGAAGCAGCCGAGCTTGACAGGAAGTATCAGCAGAACTTGGACGGGAAATGTCTGACTCCCTATGTTGAAGGGAATGACGAAAAACTTGAATTGTCTCAGCAAGATATAAAATCAGCAGATGCTATCACCTTACTTCGTCAAAACCAAGCACTTTTATGCGACTTTTTAATTCATTGTCTGCAGGAGGAGGAGCACCCGACACATGAGATACTACTGCAAATTCTGCTGTTTCTATTGCACTCTGGAACTAGATTGAACTGTCTCCCTGAACTCGTTGTTGACACTATAATAAAATCTGCGGAGCACTTAAACCAGCAGCTGAGATCTTTTTATTATCAATTAAAAGAAGGAACTGGCCAGTTGAATGAGCGGAAGCTGCAAGCAGTTCGACGTCGCTGGATCCTTCTTCAAAGATTGATAATTGCTTCAAGTGGTTGTGATGAAGTGTCCGAGCTTTCAATTAACTACAGGAGTGGTTTTCGGTTTGCTAATCTAGTTCCTGCTTCAGCTTGGCTGCAGAAAATACCTGCATTCTCATCTTCAACTTCTCCCCTTGCCCGATTTCTTGGCTGGATGGCAATATCTCGTAATGCTAAACAGTATCAGAAGGAGAGACTCTTCCTTATCTCAGATCTTCCACAGTTGACATATCTTCTGTCTATATTTTCAGATGAGCTTGCTGTAGTAGGTTACCTGGAGAAGAAAGATGACAAGAAAATTGAAGAATCTGGTAGCAATTCCAATTCCAGGAAAGGGGCTGAAAGTTGTAGTCCACAGAGTGGAGATCAGTCTTTTTCTGTTATACACCCCGACATAAGTCAGTTTTTTCCCAGTTTGCAAAAAGAGTTTGGAGTTTTTGGGGAATCGATATTGGAGGCTGTTGCTTTGCAATTAAGATCTCTTTCTCCTGCTATTGTACCTGATTTATTATGTTGGTTTTCTGATTTTTGTTTATTGCCTTTTGTTCGAGAAGAGAACCAACTTTCTTGTAGTAAATCTAGTGGGTTTGCAAAAGGTTTTGTTGCTAAGAATGCAAAAGCAATTGTCTTTTATGTGCTTGAAGCCATTGTAGCTGAGCATATGGAAGCAGTGGTACCAGAAGTACCGACTTTGATGCAAGTTCTTGTTTCCTTGTGTAGGTCTTCATATTGTGATGTGTCATTTCTCAGCTCAGTGTTACAATTGGTAAAGCCAATTATCTCATATTCTTTGGGAAAATGTTCTGCCAATGAAAACTTAGTGAGTGATGATTCATGTCTTAATTTAGAAGCACTATGCTTTGATGAACTTTTTGACATCATCAAAGATGAGAACCAGAGCACTCCAAGAGAGGATGGACTATGCAGGGCAATGTCAATTTTTGTTTTGGCATCAGTGTTTCCTGATCTATCCTTCCGACGCAAAGTTGAACTATTGCAGTCTTCTATATCCTGTGCTGATTTTGCTTCTTGTGGGCCAACAACTTCATTTCATGATTATCTTTGTGCATATCAGGCTATTGTAGGAAATTGCAGAGTTTTGCTCCTCGAGACATTGAGAGCCTGGGGTGTCATTCCCTGCACTATATCGCAGTTGTCTGAAACGGATATTTCCGCACCATGTGATGATAGATCTGAACAGTACTCAACTTTTCTTTCGGATATCTGCTGCTGTTCAACTGAGATGAATGAAACGAACATGGATGATAATGCTGGTTTGAACAAAAAATCTCAGCTCAAAGTTGCGGAAGTTGGAATAGTCTTAAAGGACCTAGAGGCACTCATTTCTAAGCTCAATCCAACTATTGAACGATGCTTTAGGATTCACCATAAATTAGCAAAGAGTCTAGCCCTTGTTTCTGCAGAAAGCTTTGTGTACTCAAGATGCTTAACTTTGGTTGCTGAGAAAGTTCCAGTTTCTGAAGGCAGTGAGGGAATTCTGCTCAAGACAGAATCTGATTTCACTTATTGTTGGAAAATCAGTCTTGAAGGACTTGCAGAAACGATTCTAGTGCTTCAAGAGAACCATTTGTGGGAGCTCGCTTCTGTGATCCTTGGTTCGGTACTTGCTGTTCCTCAACACTTTTCTTTGGATAGTGTAATTGACAGTGTATGCTCTGCAGTTAAAAATTTCTTGCATGGTGCCCCAAGTATTACTTGGAGGCTTCACAGTGATCAGTGGATTTCTATGCTATTTGAAAGAGGCATCCATAGCTACCATGAATGTCAAGGTTCTCTGATTGATCTGTTCTCTTTCATGCTTTGCCATCCGGAGCCTGAACAACGATTTATTGCACTTAAGCACTTGGGGAAGCTCATAAGCCAAGATGGACATAGTGGGTCTGCTTTATTATGTTCTAGTATTCGTGATAAAGTAACCTTATCAGTAAGCGAGTCTTCTGCATGTGAGCCGATCATATCTGCTATTGTTTCTGGTACGTGGGATCAAGTAGCTTTGCTGGCTTCATCTGACCCATCACAGCGTTTAAGAATCCATGCCATGGCACTTCTTGTGAACTATGTGCCATTCTCTGAAAGGCGCAACTTGCAATCATTTCTTGCAGCAGCTGATACAGTTCTACAGTGTTTGACAAAACTATCGCAACCAAAATGTGAAGGCCCATTAGCACAACTCTCGATTGTACTTTTTGCCAGTGCTTGCCTGTACTCTCCAGTTGAAGATATTTCACTGATTCCTGAAAATATTTGGAGCAGTGTTGAAAGTTTTGCATTAGGAGGAAATG AAAGAGTCCCTGTCAGCCTTGAGAAAAGAATTTGTCAAGCTTTATGTAGGCTGAGAAATGAAGGGGATGAGGCTAAAGAG ATGTTGAAAGAAGCTCTCTCTTCAAATTCCCAGCAGCAAATCGATCCAGATTTTGGTCATACACGCGAAACAATCCTTCAG GTCATAGCTGATTTGTCTGCTGTCAACTCATATTTTGATTTTTTCTCAAAGGAATGTGACCAAAAGGTTCTG GAATTGGAGGAGGCCGAGATTGAAATGGAACTTCTTCAGAAGGAAAAAGCAATGCAGGAATTATCGGCTGAATTTAAAGATTTGCATCAGCTTCCCTTCCTAACTG ATTCGGCAAGGCAAGATAACCGCTTGCAGCAAATCAAAGAGGAAATCAAATCCTT AGAGAAGGCCAAACTCAAAGAGGAGGTTGTAGCACGCAGGCAAAGGAAGCTACTCAGTAGGCATGCCCGTCAAAAATTCTTGGAAGAGGCAACTCTTCGCGAAGCTGAACTTCTACAAGAGCTGGATAG AGAGAAGATAGCTGAAGTAGAAAAGGAAATCGAGAGACAACGTGTGCTGGAGCTTGAGCGCGCAAAAACCAGGGAGTTGCGGCTCAGCCTTGACCTAGAGAAGGAAAGGCAAACACAG AGGGAACTGCAACGAGAACTTGAGCAAGTTGAGTCTGGAGTTAGACCATCGAGGCGAGAATTTTCATCCACACACAGTAG TAGGCCACGAGAAAGATACCGTGAAAGGGAAAATGGAAAAGCAGGTAATGAAGGGACCAAAACAAGCATGGGGATAACACAGCCCGAAACTGCAACGAGCTCATCAATGGTGGCCATGCCTACCCTGGTTCTATCAGGGGCTAGGCAATTCTCTGGCCAACTTCCAACTATTTTGCAATCACGTGACAGATCAGACGAATGTGGTAGCAGCTACGAAGAAAACTTTGATGGTAGTAAAGACTCGGGGGACACGGGAAGTATTGGGGATGCAGACTTAGTATCAGCACTTGAGGGACCGTCCATGGGCTTTGGGTCGTCTCAAAGGCATGGTCCCCGGGGGAGTAAGTCTAGGCAAATTGTGGAACGGAGAGAACGGGATGGCAGACGGGAAGGTAAATGGGAGAGAAAACATTAG